A genomic stretch from Acinonyx jubatus isolate Ajub_Pintada_27869175 chromosome E2, VMU_Ajub_asm_v1.0, whole genome shotgun sequence includes:
- the GARIN5B gene encoding Golgi-associated RAB2 interactor protein 5B isoform X2: MNRLQNIRRMEPFQGPSKWVPTLGELQKTLQRGEYLPLRPLPMFESNFVQVTNRGAPVYVHHRTNRVTMGVAASQPGLVLPDILLIAQPPEGRECASLVLTRMLPLDLTRLYVHDLSSWRLKLRLATGRCYYLELDAPGNEAGFLFDRWIRLINLLQEPATTWLPRTPHGPARDPASVKPPASTWRLQDQPQSGRSVMTVEPNFPYKMLTLQKQRKARTLKRKFKSQAVGDSVPLIWSQQEHAEPRKKSAEKKFQRNLHPDTSQTQIQVTEKPSITIRTVFSIVSNTINHTQSSSKCCSSDSDTATVLGGLIETPIRCASADTPDVSLLESYDPFNTYLWQQDIENLMDPDTSTLSSSSFSPATYPPRFSLPAAYSSSHRRNEKAQALGSGQRQRPPPSQKTAAACVAAWKVPFLRDQSKRVSAMHDPSRKMSTAPGPPRGAPVVPAVTQKTPTVHGPPWKAPPVSVTSRKAAASPGPARKAPPVSPTSWKAVSSSVPGRKSVFLPAPSQKALTSPTQQQMTPDAATLGTLPTGGPRGRVLERSQHEGTPGPLMFVGTQEMDLIETRTQKTSQDLPFTTTKKESEEVVLTKALKITLDGLKGRGKLEDKVHRKKEEISLDKPGLTSQMVGQQQKWLKTQEVVIQGPLEEQSRPFSVEGLTLAKLMIMANSKEPPLRPATVNPSSWLSNPPMPDMSTVSPSEVPLLQGTPEVVGEQSLFGTWVKERMHPWAEGSMYHWVEAQPQVPKEASEVPGLPRHEASSLMMDNVSPDPISLPASRWEEVPLWPISLTPISEMKASVFQQPKRASLEPEGQSDQLEGRSDQLKKTPDQLEGRSDQLKKTPDQLEGMPDQLEGISDQLQRMPDQFEGMPDQFEGISDQLKGMPDQLERIDQLKRMSDQLEGMSDQSPLAITKLSSDVILPTLVENENMMDMAPEVEDIEEPGAYSPSASIQSSQSLH, from the exons CTTCAGAACATCAGGCGCATGGAGCCATTCCAGGGACCCTCAAAATGGGTCCCCACACTAGGCGAGCTGCAGAAGACCCTCCAGAGGGGAGAGTACCTGCCCCTCCGCCCGCTGCCCATGTTCGAGAGTAACTTTGTCCAG GTGACCAATCGAGGGGCCCCCGTGTACGTGCACCACAGAACCAACCGTGTGACCATGGGTGTGGCCGCCTCCCAGCCTGGCCTGGTGTTGCCAGACATCCTGCTGATCGCTCAGCCCCCGGAGGGCAGGGAGTGCGCCAGCCTCGTCCTCACCAG gaTGCTCCCGCTGGACCTGACCCGCCTCTACGTGCATGACCTGTCCTCCTGGCGCCTGAAACTGCGCCTGGCCACGGGCCGCTGCTACTACCTGGAGCTGGATGCCCCCGGCAACGAGGCCGGCTTCCTGTTTGACCGCTGGATCCGGCTCATCAATCTGCTCCAGGAGCCCGCCACCACCTGGCTCCCCAGGACCCCGCATGGGCCCGCCAGGGACCCGGCCAGCGTCAAACCTCCTGCCTCCACCTGGCGCCTCCAG GACCAGCCCCAGTCCGGACGTTCGG TCATGACTGTGGAGCCCAACTTTCCTTACAAGATGCTGACACTTCAGAAACAGAGGAAGGCCAGG ACCCTCAAGCGCAAATTCAAGTCTCAGGCCGTGGGCGACTCTGTGCCTCTCATCTGGTCACAGCAGGAGCACGCTGAGCCCAGAAAGAAATCTGCAGAAAAGAA GTTCCAACGAAACCTCCACCCTGACACATCTCAGACCCAAATCCAGGTTACCG AGAAGCCCAGCATCACCATCCGCACCGTTTTCAGCATCGTCTCCAACACCATCAACCACACACAGTCCTCTTCCAAG TGTTGCTCTTCTGACTCAGACACGGCCACAGTCCTGGGCGGTTTAATTGAGACCCCCATCCGCTGTGCCTCCGCAGACACCCCTGATGTTTCCTTGCTGGAATCCTATGATCCCTTCAACACGTACCTGTGGCAGCAGGACATTGAAAACCTGATGGACCCCGATACCAGCACCTTGTCCTCgtcctccttctccccagccaCCTACCCTCCCCGCTTCTCCCTCCCAGCCGCTTACTCCTCCTCCCACAGGCGCAACGAAAAGGCCCAGGCTCTGGGATCCGGGCAGAGGCAGCGGCCTCCACCCTCTCAGAAGACCGCAGCTGCCTGCGTCGCCGCTTGGAAGGTTCCATTCCTCCGTGACCAGTCCAAGAGGGTCTCAGCAATGCATGATCCATCCCGGAAGATGTCGACTGCACCCGGCCCACCCCGGGGGGCCCCAGTGGTACCCGCTGTTACCCAGAAGACCCCAACAGTACATGGCCCCCCTTGGAAGGCCCCACCTGTATCGGTTACTTCCCGGAAGGCCGCAGCCAGTCCTGGCCCGGCCCGGAAGGCCCCACCTGTATCGCCTACTTCCTGGAAGGCTGTATCTTCCTCTGTCCCAGGAAGGAAATCCGTGTTCCTACCTGCCCCATCCCAGAAGGCTCTGACGTCACCTACTCAACAGCAGATGACACCGGACGCTGCCACTTTGGGCACGTTGCCCACGGGAGGTCCTAGAGGGCGCGTGCTCGAGAGAAGCCAGCATGAGGGGACGCCAGGACCACTGATGTTTGTGGGCACCCAGGAGATGGACCTGATAGAGACAAGGACCCAGAAAACATCCCAGGACCTGCCTTTTACCACCACCAAGAAGGAGTCGGAGGAGGTCGTGCTCACTAAAGCCCTGAAGATCACCCTGGATGGCTTGAAGGGCAGGGGCAAGTTGGAGGACAAGGTCcacagaaagaaggaggagatATCCCTGGACAAGCCTGGCTTAACCTCCCAGATGGTGGGGCAACAGCAGAAGTGGCTCAAGACCCAGGAGGTGGTCATCCAGGGACCCCTGGAGGAGCAAAGCAGGCCGTTCTCGGTGGAGGGGCTCACCCTTGCCAAGCTGATGATCATGGCCAACTCCAAGGAACCGCCCCTGAGGCCAGCAACAGTCAATCCGTCCTCCTGGCTCTCGAACCCCCCGATGCCTGACATGTCAACAGTCAGTCCCAGTGAGGTGCCCTTGCTGCAGGGGACACCAGAGGTGGTTGGAGAGCAGTCCCTGTTTGGCACCTGGGTGAAGGAGAGAATGCATCCGTGGGCTGAAGGGAGCATGTATCACTGGGTAGAGGCACAGCCCCAGGTTCCAAAAGAGGCTTCCGAAGTGCCTGGCCTCCCCAGGCATGAGGCCAGCAGCCTGATGATGGACAATGTCTCCCCAGATCCCATCAGTCTGCCTGCATCAAGGTGGGAGGAGGTACCCCTGTGGCCCATCTCACTGACCCCCATCTCAGAGATGAAGGCCAGTGTGTTCCAGCAGCCAAAGAGAGCATCTCTTGAGCCCGAGGGGCAGTCAGACCAGCTCGAGGGGAGGTCAGACCAGCTCAAGAAGACTCCAGACCAGCTGGAGGGGAGGTCAGACCAGCTCAAGAAGACTCCAGACCAGCTTGAGGGGATGCCAGACCAGCTTGAGGGGATATCAGACCAGCTCCAGAGGATGCCAGACCAGTTTGAGGGGATGCCAGACCAGTTTGAGGGGATATCAGACCAGCTCAAGGGGATGCCAGACCAGCTTGAGAGGATAGACCAGCTCAAGAGGATGTCAGACCAGCTCGAGGGGATGTCAGACCAGAGTCCCCTGGCCATAACAAAGTTGTCCTCTGATGTCATCTTACCCACGCTCGTAGAAAATGAGAATATGATGGACATGGCCCCCGAGGTGGAGGACATAGAGGAACCGGGTGCTTACAGTCCTTCAGCCAG CATACAGAGTTCCCAGAGCCTTCATTAG
- the GARIN5B gene encoding Golgi-associated RAB2 interactor protein 5B isoform X1 produces the protein MNRLQNIRRMEPFQGPSKWVPTLGELQKTLQRGEYLPLRPLPMFESNFVQVTNRGAPVYVHHRTNRVTMGVAASQPGLVLPDILLIAQPPEGRECASLVLTRMLPLDLTRLYVHDLSSWRLKLRLATGRCYYLELDAPGNEAGFLFDRWIRLINLLQEPATTWLPRTPHGPARDPASVKPPASTWRLQDQPQSGRSVMTVEPNFPYKMLTLQKQRKARTLKRKFKSQAVGDSVPLIWSQQEHAEPRKKSAEKKFQRNLHPDTSQTQIQVTEKPSITIRTVFSIVSNTINHTQSSSKCCSSDSDTATVLGGLIETPIRCASADTPDVSLLESYDPFNTYLWQQDIENLMDPDTSTLSSSSFSPATYPPRFSLPAAYSSSHRRNEKAQALGSGQRQRPPPSQKTAAACVAAWKVPFLRDQSKRVSAMHDPSRKMSTAPGPPRGAPVVPAVTQKTPTVHGPPWKAPPVSVTSRKAAASPGPARKAPPVSPTSWKAVSSSVPGRKSVFLPAPSQKALTSPTQQQMTPDAATLGTLPTGGPRGRVLERSQHEGTPGPLMFVGTQEMDLIETRTQKTSQDLPFTTTKKESEEVVLTKALKITLDGLKGRGKLEDKVHRKKEEISLDKPGLTSQMVGQQQKWLKTQEVVIQGPLEEQSRPFSVEGLTLAKLMIMANSKEPPLRPATVNPSSWLSNPPMPDMSTVSPSEVPLLQGTPEVVGEQSLFGTWVKERMHPWAEGSMYHWVEAQPQVPKEASEVPGLPRHEASSLMMDNVSPDPISLPASRWEEVPLWPISLTPISEMKASVFQQPKRASLEPEGQSDQLEGRSDQLKKTPDQLEGRSDQLKKTPDQLEGMPDQLEGISDQLQRMPDQFEGMPDQFEGISDQLKGMPDQLERIDQLKRMSDQLEGMSDQSPLAITKLSSDVILPTLVENENMMDMAPEVEDIEEPGAYSPSARRNSHCKGPEACVCV, from the exons CTTCAGAACATCAGGCGCATGGAGCCATTCCAGGGACCCTCAAAATGGGTCCCCACACTAGGCGAGCTGCAGAAGACCCTCCAGAGGGGAGAGTACCTGCCCCTCCGCCCGCTGCCCATGTTCGAGAGTAACTTTGTCCAG GTGACCAATCGAGGGGCCCCCGTGTACGTGCACCACAGAACCAACCGTGTGACCATGGGTGTGGCCGCCTCCCAGCCTGGCCTGGTGTTGCCAGACATCCTGCTGATCGCTCAGCCCCCGGAGGGCAGGGAGTGCGCCAGCCTCGTCCTCACCAG gaTGCTCCCGCTGGACCTGACCCGCCTCTACGTGCATGACCTGTCCTCCTGGCGCCTGAAACTGCGCCTGGCCACGGGCCGCTGCTACTACCTGGAGCTGGATGCCCCCGGCAACGAGGCCGGCTTCCTGTTTGACCGCTGGATCCGGCTCATCAATCTGCTCCAGGAGCCCGCCACCACCTGGCTCCCCAGGACCCCGCATGGGCCCGCCAGGGACCCGGCCAGCGTCAAACCTCCTGCCTCCACCTGGCGCCTCCAG GACCAGCCCCAGTCCGGACGTTCGG TCATGACTGTGGAGCCCAACTTTCCTTACAAGATGCTGACACTTCAGAAACAGAGGAAGGCCAGG ACCCTCAAGCGCAAATTCAAGTCTCAGGCCGTGGGCGACTCTGTGCCTCTCATCTGGTCACAGCAGGAGCACGCTGAGCCCAGAAAGAAATCTGCAGAAAAGAA GTTCCAACGAAACCTCCACCCTGACACATCTCAGACCCAAATCCAGGTTACCG AGAAGCCCAGCATCACCATCCGCACCGTTTTCAGCATCGTCTCCAACACCATCAACCACACACAGTCCTCTTCCAAG TGTTGCTCTTCTGACTCAGACACGGCCACAGTCCTGGGCGGTTTAATTGAGACCCCCATCCGCTGTGCCTCCGCAGACACCCCTGATGTTTCCTTGCTGGAATCCTATGATCCCTTCAACACGTACCTGTGGCAGCAGGACATTGAAAACCTGATGGACCCCGATACCAGCACCTTGTCCTCgtcctccttctccccagccaCCTACCCTCCCCGCTTCTCCCTCCCAGCCGCTTACTCCTCCTCCCACAGGCGCAACGAAAAGGCCCAGGCTCTGGGATCCGGGCAGAGGCAGCGGCCTCCACCCTCTCAGAAGACCGCAGCTGCCTGCGTCGCCGCTTGGAAGGTTCCATTCCTCCGTGACCAGTCCAAGAGGGTCTCAGCAATGCATGATCCATCCCGGAAGATGTCGACTGCACCCGGCCCACCCCGGGGGGCCCCAGTGGTACCCGCTGTTACCCAGAAGACCCCAACAGTACATGGCCCCCCTTGGAAGGCCCCACCTGTATCGGTTACTTCCCGGAAGGCCGCAGCCAGTCCTGGCCCGGCCCGGAAGGCCCCACCTGTATCGCCTACTTCCTGGAAGGCTGTATCTTCCTCTGTCCCAGGAAGGAAATCCGTGTTCCTACCTGCCCCATCCCAGAAGGCTCTGACGTCACCTACTCAACAGCAGATGACACCGGACGCTGCCACTTTGGGCACGTTGCCCACGGGAGGTCCTAGAGGGCGCGTGCTCGAGAGAAGCCAGCATGAGGGGACGCCAGGACCACTGATGTTTGTGGGCACCCAGGAGATGGACCTGATAGAGACAAGGACCCAGAAAACATCCCAGGACCTGCCTTTTACCACCACCAAGAAGGAGTCGGAGGAGGTCGTGCTCACTAAAGCCCTGAAGATCACCCTGGATGGCTTGAAGGGCAGGGGCAAGTTGGAGGACAAGGTCcacagaaagaaggaggagatATCCCTGGACAAGCCTGGCTTAACCTCCCAGATGGTGGGGCAACAGCAGAAGTGGCTCAAGACCCAGGAGGTGGTCATCCAGGGACCCCTGGAGGAGCAAAGCAGGCCGTTCTCGGTGGAGGGGCTCACCCTTGCCAAGCTGATGATCATGGCCAACTCCAAGGAACCGCCCCTGAGGCCAGCAACAGTCAATCCGTCCTCCTGGCTCTCGAACCCCCCGATGCCTGACATGTCAACAGTCAGTCCCAGTGAGGTGCCCTTGCTGCAGGGGACACCAGAGGTGGTTGGAGAGCAGTCCCTGTTTGGCACCTGGGTGAAGGAGAGAATGCATCCGTGGGCTGAAGGGAGCATGTATCACTGGGTAGAGGCACAGCCCCAGGTTCCAAAAGAGGCTTCCGAAGTGCCTGGCCTCCCCAGGCATGAGGCCAGCAGCCTGATGATGGACAATGTCTCCCCAGATCCCATCAGTCTGCCTGCATCAAGGTGGGAGGAGGTACCCCTGTGGCCCATCTCACTGACCCCCATCTCAGAGATGAAGGCCAGTGTGTTCCAGCAGCCAAAGAGAGCATCTCTTGAGCCCGAGGGGCAGTCAGACCAGCTCGAGGGGAGGTCAGACCAGCTCAAGAAGACTCCAGACCAGCTGGAGGGGAGGTCAGACCAGCTCAAGAAGACTCCAGACCAGCTTGAGGGGATGCCAGACCAGCTTGAGGGGATATCAGACCAGCTCCAGAGGATGCCAGACCAGTTTGAGGGGATGCCAGACCAGTTTGAGGGGATATCAGACCAGCTCAAGGGGATGCCAGACCAGCTTGAGAGGATAGACCAGCTCAAGAGGATGTCAGACCAGCTCGAGGGGATGTCAGACCAGAGTCCCCTGGCCATAACAAAGTTGTCCTCTGATGTCATCTTACCCACGCTCGTAGAAAATGAGAATATGATGGACATGGCCCCCGAGGTGGAGGACATAGAGGAACCGGGTGCTTACAGTCCTTCAGCCAG AAGAAACAGCcactgcaaaggccctgaggcatgtgtgtgtgtgtga
- the GARIN5B gene encoding Golgi-associated RAB2 interactor protein 5B isoform X3 — MGPHTRRAAEDPPEGRVPAPPPAAHVTNRGAPVYVHHRTNRVTMGVAASQPGLVLPDILLIAQPPEGRECASLVLTRMLPLDLTRLYVHDLSSWRLKLRLATGRCYYLELDAPGNEAGFLFDRWIRLINLLQEPATTWLPRTPHGPARDPASVKPPASTWRLQDQPQSGRSVMTVEPNFPYKMLTLQKQRKARTLKRKFKSQAVGDSVPLIWSQQEHAEPRKKSAEKKFQRNLHPDTSQTQIQVTEKPSITIRTVFSIVSNTINHTQSSSKCCSSDSDTATVLGGLIETPIRCASADTPDVSLLESYDPFNTYLWQQDIENLMDPDTSTLSSSSFSPATYPPRFSLPAAYSSSHRRNEKAQALGSGQRQRPPPSQKTAAACVAAWKVPFLRDQSKRVSAMHDPSRKMSTAPGPPRGAPVVPAVTQKTPTVHGPPWKAPPVSVTSRKAAASPGPARKAPPVSPTSWKAVSSSVPGRKSVFLPAPSQKALTSPTQQQMTPDAATLGTLPTGGPRGRVLERSQHEGTPGPLMFVGTQEMDLIETRTQKTSQDLPFTTTKKESEEVVLTKALKITLDGLKGRGKLEDKVHRKKEEISLDKPGLTSQMVGQQQKWLKTQEVVIQGPLEEQSRPFSVEGLTLAKLMIMANSKEPPLRPATVNPSSWLSNPPMPDMSTVSPSEVPLLQGTPEVVGEQSLFGTWVKERMHPWAEGSMYHWVEAQPQVPKEASEVPGLPRHEASSLMMDNVSPDPISLPASRWEEVPLWPISLTPISEMKASVFQQPKRASLEPEGQSDQLEGRSDQLKKTPDQLEGRSDQLKKTPDQLEGMPDQLEGISDQLQRMPDQFEGMPDQFEGISDQLKGMPDQLERIDQLKRMSDQLEGMSDQSPLAITKLSSDVILPTLVENENMMDMAPEVEDIEEPGAYSPSARRNSHCKGPEACVCV; from the exons ATGGGTCCCCACACTAGGCGAGCTGCAGAAGACCCTCCAGAGGGGAGAGTACCTGCCCCTCCGCCCGCTGCCCAT GTGACCAATCGAGGGGCCCCCGTGTACGTGCACCACAGAACCAACCGTGTGACCATGGGTGTGGCCGCCTCCCAGCCTGGCCTGGTGTTGCCAGACATCCTGCTGATCGCTCAGCCCCCGGAGGGCAGGGAGTGCGCCAGCCTCGTCCTCACCAG gaTGCTCCCGCTGGACCTGACCCGCCTCTACGTGCATGACCTGTCCTCCTGGCGCCTGAAACTGCGCCTGGCCACGGGCCGCTGCTACTACCTGGAGCTGGATGCCCCCGGCAACGAGGCCGGCTTCCTGTTTGACCGCTGGATCCGGCTCATCAATCTGCTCCAGGAGCCCGCCACCACCTGGCTCCCCAGGACCCCGCATGGGCCCGCCAGGGACCCGGCCAGCGTCAAACCTCCTGCCTCCACCTGGCGCCTCCAG GACCAGCCCCAGTCCGGACGTTCGG TCATGACTGTGGAGCCCAACTTTCCTTACAAGATGCTGACACTTCAGAAACAGAGGAAGGCCAGG ACCCTCAAGCGCAAATTCAAGTCTCAGGCCGTGGGCGACTCTGTGCCTCTCATCTGGTCACAGCAGGAGCACGCTGAGCCCAGAAAGAAATCTGCAGAAAAGAA GTTCCAACGAAACCTCCACCCTGACACATCTCAGACCCAAATCCAGGTTACCG AGAAGCCCAGCATCACCATCCGCACCGTTTTCAGCATCGTCTCCAACACCATCAACCACACACAGTCCTCTTCCAAG TGTTGCTCTTCTGACTCAGACACGGCCACAGTCCTGGGCGGTTTAATTGAGACCCCCATCCGCTGTGCCTCCGCAGACACCCCTGATGTTTCCTTGCTGGAATCCTATGATCCCTTCAACACGTACCTGTGGCAGCAGGACATTGAAAACCTGATGGACCCCGATACCAGCACCTTGTCCTCgtcctccttctccccagccaCCTACCCTCCCCGCTTCTCCCTCCCAGCCGCTTACTCCTCCTCCCACAGGCGCAACGAAAAGGCCCAGGCTCTGGGATCCGGGCAGAGGCAGCGGCCTCCACCCTCTCAGAAGACCGCAGCTGCCTGCGTCGCCGCTTGGAAGGTTCCATTCCTCCGTGACCAGTCCAAGAGGGTCTCAGCAATGCATGATCCATCCCGGAAGATGTCGACTGCACCCGGCCCACCCCGGGGGGCCCCAGTGGTACCCGCTGTTACCCAGAAGACCCCAACAGTACATGGCCCCCCTTGGAAGGCCCCACCTGTATCGGTTACTTCCCGGAAGGCCGCAGCCAGTCCTGGCCCGGCCCGGAAGGCCCCACCTGTATCGCCTACTTCCTGGAAGGCTGTATCTTCCTCTGTCCCAGGAAGGAAATCCGTGTTCCTACCTGCCCCATCCCAGAAGGCTCTGACGTCACCTACTCAACAGCAGATGACACCGGACGCTGCCACTTTGGGCACGTTGCCCACGGGAGGTCCTAGAGGGCGCGTGCTCGAGAGAAGCCAGCATGAGGGGACGCCAGGACCACTGATGTTTGTGGGCACCCAGGAGATGGACCTGATAGAGACAAGGACCCAGAAAACATCCCAGGACCTGCCTTTTACCACCACCAAGAAGGAGTCGGAGGAGGTCGTGCTCACTAAAGCCCTGAAGATCACCCTGGATGGCTTGAAGGGCAGGGGCAAGTTGGAGGACAAGGTCcacagaaagaaggaggagatATCCCTGGACAAGCCTGGCTTAACCTCCCAGATGGTGGGGCAACAGCAGAAGTGGCTCAAGACCCAGGAGGTGGTCATCCAGGGACCCCTGGAGGAGCAAAGCAGGCCGTTCTCGGTGGAGGGGCTCACCCTTGCCAAGCTGATGATCATGGCCAACTCCAAGGAACCGCCCCTGAGGCCAGCAACAGTCAATCCGTCCTCCTGGCTCTCGAACCCCCCGATGCCTGACATGTCAACAGTCAGTCCCAGTGAGGTGCCCTTGCTGCAGGGGACACCAGAGGTGGTTGGAGAGCAGTCCCTGTTTGGCACCTGGGTGAAGGAGAGAATGCATCCGTGGGCTGAAGGGAGCATGTATCACTGGGTAGAGGCACAGCCCCAGGTTCCAAAAGAGGCTTCCGAAGTGCCTGGCCTCCCCAGGCATGAGGCCAGCAGCCTGATGATGGACAATGTCTCCCCAGATCCCATCAGTCTGCCTGCATCAAGGTGGGAGGAGGTACCCCTGTGGCCCATCTCACTGACCCCCATCTCAGAGATGAAGGCCAGTGTGTTCCAGCAGCCAAAGAGAGCATCTCTTGAGCCCGAGGGGCAGTCAGACCAGCTCGAGGGGAGGTCAGACCAGCTCAAGAAGACTCCAGACCAGCTGGAGGGGAGGTCAGACCAGCTCAAGAAGACTCCAGACCAGCTTGAGGGGATGCCAGACCAGCTTGAGGGGATATCAGACCAGCTCCAGAGGATGCCAGACCAGTTTGAGGGGATGCCAGACCAGTTTGAGGGGATATCAGACCAGCTCAAGGGGATGCCAGACCAGCTTGAGAGGATAGACCAGCTCAAGAGGATGTCAGACCAGCTCGAGGGGATGTCAGACCAGAGTCCCCTGGCCATAACAAAGTTGTCCTCTGATGTCATCTTACCCACGCTCGTAGAAAATGAGAATATGATGGACATGGCCCCCGAGGTGGAGGACATAGAGGAACCGGGTGCTTACAGTCCTTCAGCCAG AAGAAACAGCcactgcaaaggccctgaggcatgtgtgtgtgtgtga